The Bos mutus isolate GX-2022 chromosome 11, NWIPB_WYAK_1.1, whole genome shotgun sequence nucleotide sequence TCAGCCCCACAGCCTCTTCGAGGGGGGTGTTCAGGGGACTGTGAGCAAGGATGAGAGCAGCAGCTCCACGCGATGCAAGAGGGATCTGTGTGTGAAGCCGGCATACCTCGAGGTCTGGCAATCACAGATACCCCCGTGCTTCTCCAAGGTAAGCAGAATTTCATCTTTGCTGTCAAATCTCTCAGTAGACTACGAAAAATAAGAGAATCTAAATAAGCAGTCCAAAACAACCTCCAAAATAcaatctttaagaaaatattttacttttgctttaaaaacacattaaatcaacttttttttttaactcaaatgcCTTTAATTAACATCAACTCAGCAACTTAAGCACTTATGGAAATTGCCATTCTAAAACAGGAAACTGGATAGGTTCTTTCCAAGCATAGACTCAAAATGACCAACTGGACACTGACCGAAAATGCCAATTTTTCCAAAAAGTGAGCAATTCCACTAAGATATTTCGCTTCGTATCTTGATCCAGAGTTAATAAGAActggtaataaaaagaaaattgacaGATTAAACCAAATGTTCAACAGGAAACACTTAAGACAAACCTTTTAAAAGAGTGAATACAACTAAACAGCCAAATTTAAACACGTGAGAGTGATGAGCATGTCCACTGTCTCAATTCTGAGCACTTCACGGGTACACACACGTCAGTATTTACAGGATTCTTCACTTTATGCTCGCCGTAGAAAATTTTTAGAGTAACAGAAAGGTAGAAAGAGGGAAAACAAACCCACCACCGAGACAGCTACTGTTCATTCTGCAGCTGCTAAACCTTCAGATTCTATAATGTGCTTTTTCACTCAGGACACAGTTTATTAACTATGCCCTAATTACAACTCACAGTCGACTGAGGTGTGTGCATTTTGCAACAAACAGGACCACCCCCAACACCACCAACAGTACTCACTCCCGACTGTACAGAACTGTCCAAACTTATTCTGGGATGCCACACGGAGTCCATTGTCCAGTGTGGTAACTTTGGTTTCAAACTTTTCTTGTCCGTCAACTGTAGCAAAAACAGGCTTGGGTACTCCCGGCAAGGGGGAAGAGAGGGGGATGTTGGGGTAGGCACCACCACTGCTGAACCGTCTGTATGCGGGGTCTCCAAACCTGCAACAGAGAAGGTGGTGCAGGCATGAGGAAAATGAGACGCTGCggccttccctggcagcccagtggtcaggactcgGCACTTTCACAGCCGGGGCCCAGactcaatctctggttggggaactgacaTCCTGCAAGACACCTGGAACGACcggaaaaaacagagagagagagagagagaacagcgTAAACTGTGGTGGCCACCAAGGTGCAGCCTGCATCTCCTCATGCAGAGATTTCTACACCATCCCAGAGACAGGGCAGAGGCGTGACCAAGGGCGTCACTGACGGAACAAATTCTGCCTGAGCCCAGGCCCTTGAGGCAAGCTGGTGCTGTGTCTATGAAACAGTAGGAACAGCCCTTTACGGGTGGGGGCTGTGTAGGTCAAGTCAGTTTCTGCTCACAGAGCACCTGACCAAGCTCTGCCCTTCAAAAGCCCCCCTGGAGTCTAAATGGAAGCCACACCTCTTCACCAGGTCCCAAAGGCTTTGTATGCTCTGACCCCCGACTCACTCTCCAAACTCATCTCCTAACCCGTCGAGCCCCGCCGCACCAGGTGCGCCCACTGGCCCGCTGTTCACACTCTCAACACACTGGCTCATCACGCCCGCAGCTGGGCCTGCCCTGCCTTCTTCACCAGCACTGCTCACAGGGCTAACCCTTCTCTCATTTCCCACCTCTCTTGGCTTAACACCTCCTTGGAGGCTgctcttcattcttcctgaagTTGTCTCCTGTTTCCTACCGCGGAACTGCGGCTTCAAAGCTGATACTCTAGGTGCGCGATTGTCTGAACCCACTGCCTGGTTTCTGTCATCATAGCACCCGGCTCCCACGCAAATGCTGTACACAGCGAGAAGGCAAAACCCCACCTGTCGCCTGAACGAAAGTGCTAGTGTGGGAAAAGGCCAGAGGTCCAGAGGAGAAGGCGCACAGCGCCGCGGCCAAGGGGACGGCTCTGGCCGCCACGGAACCCCGGCTCCGCGGGCCCCAAGGAGCCGAGGCCCCGCGGACTCGGCCTCACAAGGGGACACGCGGCCGGAAGGGGCCCGAGGCGGAGATGACACGTGACCTCGGACAAGCCCCCGACCGCCCGGGAGAagcgggagggggaggagagacgGATGAAGCTCGGGGCCGGAGCCCGGGGCGCCAGACGAGGAAGCCCCACCGTCGCCTCGGGGACGGGGCCGGGGGCCCGCACCCCCAGCCCGCTCACCGGCCGCCGCGCCACGGCATGGGGAAGCCGGAGGCGGGGCACCCAGGGGAGCTCGGGCTGCCCCGGCCCCCGGCCGACCCCCGGCCTGCCCTCGGCTCACCTCGGTCGCGAGCGGCCCCACGAGCCCGAGCCCCGCAGCAGCCGCGTCGCCGCCAGCACCATGGCCGCCATCTTGTGTCCCCGCCCACCGCTTCTGTCGTCACTTCTGGTTCCGCCCCCGGCGCCCCGCCCCCCCGGCGCCCGCTCGCGGCGCTCGGCCTCGCGATTCCGGTGCGCGGAGCGGAAGCAGCGGCCAGAGGCTCGGAGCGGCGGCCGAGCGGCGGGCGACGGAGGCGGGCGACTCGGGCCGCGGCCGGGACGGAGCCGGGGCCATGGAGCCGCCGCTGCCGGGCTGAAGAGGGCTGGCGCCGCGCAGCCCGCGGCGATGGCGGGCTACGCGCGCCGCCCGGGCGTCACCCCGCTGTCCCGGGCCCGGAGCCTCGTCATTCCGGACGGTGAGCGGGCGGGGGACGGGCGGGCGGCCGCGGCCCGGCGGCCGCGCTGAGGTCCAGGTGAGGCGGGCGCGCGGGTGAAGTCGCTCTTGTTGTTATTACAGCTCCCGCGTTCTATGAGCGCCGGTCTTGTCTCCCCCAGCTAGACTGTGAGCGCCCCCCAGCCAGGGACCTGGAGTCCCACTTCTTCGGCATTCGGCCGACGTTTATGTGCTATGTGCCCAGTCCGGTGCTAGCTTCCGTGGGAGACACAGGTGAGAGAAGAGCTTCAGGGACCCCGCCCTCCCCGGGGCCGGCGCTGCTTGTGGTACCGCGCGGTAGCGCAGCTCACCCCTCGCGATGACCACTAGCCCCACCGTGTGCCGGGCACTGGGAGTCCCGCCGCCTGGAGCTCACAGTCTGATAGTGGAgaaccccccgcccccgcccccgccccgccagaCAGTTCCGGTAGACCGCAGTAAATGTTGGCTTAGAGGTAGGCCCAGGGTGAGCACAGAAAACCCTGTATTTCTTCGAGGTGGGAAGGATAAGGGAGCCttcagcagaccaggcttcccatTCCTTGGTCCCCTGCAGCTAGGCGGAGGCCAGCTTTAGTTCCTCCTAATTCTCCCCAGGCGGCTAACACTGCTTGGCCTTCAGGGTATTCGGGGGCGTTTAGGTGGTTCTGTCGGGGTCTGAGAGCCATTGACCACCCTTGTGGGCGTTCAGGAGGTACCACAAGATCTGCCCCACTGGGCGTCAAACCTATTGGGAGGTATTTCAGAATCACAGATGCCAAGGCCCATGGCAGCAGCCCATGTCCAGAGGCAGGAGCCCATGGGCGTGAGCTTTAAACGTCCTCCAGGCTGTGAGAAACCGCTGCACTAGAGACCCCGTGTCAGAGAAAGCTGGGGTCACAGAGCACTCGTGTGGTCACAGTGGGGTGATGGTGTCTCTCTGCAGATTTTGGCTATGGAAAGGGGAAGTGTGCTAAGCAAGGTCCACCAGGAGCTCAGAACACACACTTTGGAGGTAGAGTAGTTCGGtaatcctttgtttttctctccatCCGTGTCTCCACGTGCCAGGCACATGCCCAGGGGTGGGGCTGTAGATCTCACAGCGTATAACTAGTATACCTGGAGCCCGGAAGAGCCAGTGGGAGTAGAGCCCCACAGATCTGATCTTCACCGTCAGGTGGAGGGAAGGAGGGCGCAGGGCAGGAGGGAAGTCACGCCTGAGGGGTCTGAAGAGACGGGGGTGGAGCTGAAGTCACAGGAGCCAACTTCACACAGGACTGGCAACTGGGCTGGGCGTCATCGGTGGGCTGAAAGGGCTGCGGTGTGGCTGCCTGGGTCCCCAGGGagtggagagagaagggaaagctgAGGTGAGGCGGGAAGAGGCTGTTCCTGAAGCCTCTGGCTGGGAGGCGGGCCACAGGCGCCTCCGCGCTCCCCATGTGGAGCCCGACGGCAACAAGGCGcagggggcgcggggcggggcaggAACCAGGCTCTCGGACGCCCCAGTCGCCCGTCCTGTCAGGCAGCTGGTCATCTCCCGGTGATGGAAAGGACATGAGCATTCCCAGTGTAGGTGGGGTCGCGTTCAGGCGAGGGCAGGGAATAGGAGCTCCCTCTGAGGGCCTTCGAGAGGCTTTCTCCTGTGTGACACTTGGTGTCTTTCAGATGATAAACTTGGAGATCTGGAAGCGGCAAACCCGTTCTCCTTTAAAGAGTTTTTGAAGACCAAGAACCTGAGCCTGTCGAAAGAGGACACCGACAGCAGAGTTTACTCACAGGTATGCCTGAGGCCGCGTTCGCAGCGACCCTGGAAGCCCTCCGGACGTCTCTCCTGAGGCGCGCGGGACACGGGACGAAGCGGGGCAGTGAGGAGttcaggcccaccaggctcctctctctctgtGCCAGCAGCAGACGTCTGGGAGGGACGGCCTGCAACGGCCCCAGTCTAAGCATCACTTCCCCGCCTTCTCTAGGAAGCCACGAGGCACTCTCTGGGACTCGACCGCACCTCCCCAGCTTCCCAGACTGTGGGCTATGGCCTGGAATATCAGCAGCCATTTTTTGAAGACCCAACGGGGGCTGGCGACCTCCTGGACGAGGATGAGGACGAGGAGGACGGGTGGAACGGGGCCTACCTGCCGTCCGCCATGGAGCAGACGCACTCCTCCAGGGTGGCCGCCAGCACGTCGCCCTGCAGCACGTACGTCTCCTTTTTCTCCAACCCGTCGGAGCTGGTGGGGCCCGAGTCTCTGCCCCCATGGACGCTGAGCGACTCCGACTCTCGCATCTCCCCGACGGGGAGCCCCAGCGCTGACTTCACAGCCCACGGAGAGAGTCTGGGGGACAGGCACCTTCGGACACTGCAGATAAGTTACGAAGCAGTAAGTGAGGTGGGGGTTGCGTCGGCGCCCCTCCCTGGTCACTGCTCGTGCCTGAGCAGCATTCTTGGAGGATGCCGGAGCCCCCAGCGTCCTCCCTGGCCTGGGGTTTGGGCTCCAAGCATGAAAGGCTGTGGTGTCACAGCTGCGGCAGCATCCCCGTGCTGACCGTGTCGGCGCCCGGAAAGACCCAAGGAGGACTGGCAGAGGACTGCCAGGGGGCCAGTCTCCAGCGTGAACGGGGGCAGGGGGAGACCCTCAGAGCGCTGCCCCTCAGAAAATGGTCCACTCCAGGCAGCGGTTGAGGACAGCTTGCCTGGTGAAAAGATTACAGTCGCTTAGAGTTATTCTGAGTAAAAGTGGAGTCTGTGACAGGTTCTAAAAAGCAGACACTTCGgttctctctttctctatgtGGACTATAGAGTGATACTCTGGAATGTTTTTGTTTATTAAGAAGTTCCAGAGCCAAATTGTGAAAATGAAGACTCCTTTTGAGTGAGACACTGAGTTTCTAataaggattttctttttctgcagcTGAAAGATGAGAATTCTAAGCTAAGAAGAAAGCTGACTGAGATTCAGAGCTTCTCTGAAACTCAAACAGAAATGTATGTAAGCTTTTGGATAGGCTCGCAATTCAACCATGTCCCGACCCTCAGAAACCACTGTGAAAGCGATAATGAAGTATGGGAGTTGGACTGAGCCCGGGTTTTATTGCACTAAATCCTCGGTGTCAGATACGTTTCTCATGTTCTGTGTTAAAGTTTAGTTGAAAACAGAGCAAAACCAGCCACTCTTGATGGTGGCGCAGGGGGCTGTCAGATAGCCTCCCCCACCGCCCTGGGCACCCCGACCGTGAGCTGACCTGTGTCTAGCTCCAAGGCTGTGCTCCTCCAGCTGCGTTTTTTAACCCTGGGCTCCTGTGGTTTTTATCTGATCAATCCAGTTAAAACTTCTGATAGTCTATTACGCTCAGAATTAGTCCCAGGAGTTATTGATAACCCAGGCCTTTTCCTTAACAAGGGTGAGGACGCTTGAGCGGAAGTTAGAAGCGAAAATGATCAAGGAGGAGAGTGACTATCACGACCTGGAGTCGGCGGTGCAGCAGGTGGAGCAGAATCTGGAGCTCATGACTGTGAGCAGCCAGGGCCCTTGTTTGCAGTGGAGAGGTGGGCGGGCCTGCCTGGCCAGACGTCGTGAAGCGTCGGGTGCCGCTACCTGGGGGGCCCAGGCCGGGGCCATGAGCAGGGGTCCCTCCTATGGGCTGCCCAGCCGTTGGGCGGGCCCGCCAGGTGACGGGGAGGGACGGGAACAAGGGGATGTGCTGTGTCCAAGCTGCCGTGTCagtgatggctttttttttttttggtcgggGAATCAGAAACGTGCAGTGAAGGCAGAAAATCACGTCCTGAAACTGAGACAGGAGGTCAGCTTGCTCCAGGTAACTAGCAAGAGGGCCTCACCAGTTCGCGTGTGAGTGAAAGAACCtttcctcctccaccctcccctctAGTTCCCTCCCAACAAGACAAAGCACCCGAATCAGGACGTATGAGCTGCCTTCTCAGGGCCTCCTGGTTGAGCCCCAcacggggctgggggtgggtccGAGCACCCCAGATGGCGGGCGAGGTACCAGCACGGCAAGAGGTCATGTCCTTCAGGAGCCCCCCAGTCAGGGCAGGGCGCCTTGTCGTGGGGGCACACGGTGCCCTCTGGTCGCACTGCCTCGGGCGCGGGGCTTGGTTTCGGTCGGACGGCCTCTTGGCCGCTTCCTGCTCAGCCGGGAAAGTCGTAACGTCTCCTCTCCCACAGGCCCAGGTCTCTGACTTCAAGCGTGAGAACGAAGCCCTGCGGTCAGGCCAGGGCGCCAGCCTGACGGTGGTGAAGCAGAACACGGACGTGGCCCTGCAGAACCTCCGTGTGGTCATGAACAATGCTCACGCCTCCATCAAGTGAGTGCGGGGCCCTGGCCGCTGTCGAAGCTGCAGGCTGGGGGGCGGGGCTCGTGACCCTGTTCACCCCAGGGTCATGGGAGGCAGCCTGGGCCGGCAGCCCCTCCCGGTCCACATGGGGATAACTGATAACCATTCTCACCTGGGAGGCTTGAGGGTTAGCATCAGGCAGGTCTTAATCGCCTGCAAGACGTCTACCAAGATTTTGGGTGAAACAGGATGACAGTACTGTCTCTCTCATAAAAACACATGAACTTGAACAGGGCTCCCGGGAGGCGTCCTGGGCGGCGTCCTCTGTCTCCCTTGAGCGCAGCGGGCAGTGGTGTCCAGCCACAGCCACAGACAGTGAGGCCCGTCACTTTTAAGCTGAACACGTAGTGTGTCTGGAGAGTAAATCTGACGTTGAACAAACTGCGGCTTTTGCTCGAGACCTTCTTTGCTTTAACGCTCTGGGgtttttgttgtgtgtgtttgtttggggGTTTATGGGGAGTATTTTttgtggggcgggggtggggtcaGGATGCACCACGCAGCTTTTGGGTTCTTAGTTCTCCAGCCAGAgctcaaacctgtgctccctgcagtgaaagcgtgAAAccctaacccctgggccaccagggaagtccctgtgcttCTGTTACTGCCCCGGAGCGATTGTATTAATAGAAGCCATCCGTCACCTCTGGGCTTTCATTTCAGGCAGCTGGTTTCTGGAGCTGAAACGTTGAATCTCGTTGCTGAAATCCTTAAATCTATAGACAGAATTTCTGAGATTAAAGACCAAGGGGAGGAGTCGTGAGAGCCACGGAGGTGCTTCCAGCTCACAGCTCTGTTTACATCCTGAAACCACTTCCCGACGGATTCCAAGCTGCCGAGGCGTCTCTGAGTGTGCAGACTTCACCCACAGTAAAGCTTTATCCCAAGACACTAACTTCGTGACGTGCGGCAGTGTTATTAGCCACACACGGGGCCGCACCTGCGCTTCTGCGTAGCCTTTCTAGCTGAGCTCCACACCGCCTCGTAGACGCTGATCATCTATTTGAAGGCAATTCTATAAaagccagtgattttttttttaagttagtaaaCGAAAGCAGCGGTTCTGTAGTGTTTCCATCGTCATTGCAGCGCTCTAGCTGTAAGATGAGTTCTGTTGGCCGTCTTTGCTTTTGTCAGTAGAGACACACTACGCGAGCCGAAAAGTACACCCTCGCCTTGGACAGGGACGTGTGCCTTACTGCCCTCGCTCAGCGTGCCCTGGCTTGCGGTCTGCTCCCTCAGCTTCTGGCAGGGGAGGGCTCTTGCTTGGTGGTCTGAGCACAGGCGCCCTGCACGGCGGCCACTGTTGTCCCCCAGGGACCAAGGTCAGCACAGGCATTCCACAGCCGGACACGGGCTAAGAGCATCTCTTCACGGGCCTTCGCCTGGGAGTGCTGTAGCTGGAGGGCTTGATAGGCGTTTCCAGCGGCAGCTTGCGCAGCGACGTGCAGGGTTCAGGGACGGGAAGCGTGCGCAGACTCCCCAGGTCAGCTTGAGGGCCCCCAGGGTGCCTTCCAGCCCCTCCTATCGGAGGAGCTGTAACACACACTAGATGCCTTTTGCGCTCTTTTCCTGtgggtattattttttttaaataaacgtccttttctcctcctgttcAAATCGacagttttcttatttaataaacTCTAAAAGTCACATGCAGTGTCCCTTTTTTCCCTGTTGAGCCTGCTCTTTATGTTTGAGAATCACACTGTCAGCCTTGTTCTAACAGGTGGTTTGTGCTGATAATGCAG carries:
- the ENTR1 gene encoding endosome-associated-trafficking regulator 1 isoform X1, whose protein sequence is MAGYARRPGVTPLSRARSLVIPDAPAFYERRSCLPQLDCERPPARDLESHFFGIRPTFMCYVPSPVLASVGDTDFGYGKGKCAKQGPPGAQNTHFGDDKLGDLEAANPFSFKEFLKTKNLSLSKEDTDSRVYSQEATRHSLGLDRTSPASQTVGYGLEYQQPFFEDPTGAGDLLDEDEDEEDGWNGAYLPSAMEQTHSSRVAASTSPCSTYVSFFSNPSELVGPESLPPWTLSDSDSRISPTGSPSADFTAHGESLGDRHLRTLQISYEALKDENSKLRRKLTEIQSFSETQTEMVRTLERKLEAKMIKEESDYHDLESAVQQVEQNLELMTKRAVKAENHVLKLRQEVSLLQAQVSDFKRENEALRSGQGASLTVVKQNTDVALQNLRVVMNNAHASIKQLVSGAETLNLVAEILKSIDRISEIKDQGEES
- the ENTR1 gene encoding endosome-associated-trafficking regulator 1 isoform X2, translated to MAGYARRPGVTPLSRARSLVIPDAPAFYERRSCLPQLDCERPPARDLESHFFGIRPTFMCYVPSPVLASVGDTDDKLGDLEAANPFSFKEFLKTKNLSLSKEDTDSRVYSQEATRHSLGLDRTSPASQTVGYGLEYQQPFFEDPTGAGDLLDEDEDEEDGWNGAYLPSAMEQTHSSRVAASTSPCSTYVSFFSNPSELVGPESLPPWTLSDSDSRISPTGSPSADFTAHGESLGDRHLRTLQISYEALKDENSKLRRKLTEIQSFSETQTEMVRTLERKLEAKMIKEESDYHDLESAVQQVEQNLELMTKRAVKAENHVLKLRQEVSLLQAQVSDFKRENEALRSGQGASLTVVKQNTDVALQNLRVVMNNAHASIKQLVSGAETLNLVAEILKSIDRISEIKDQGEES
- the ENTR1 gene encoding endosome-associated-trafficking regulator 1 isoform X3, translated to MAGYARRPGVTPLSRARSLVIPDDFGYGKGKCAKQGPPGAQNTHFGDDKLGDLEAANPFSFKEFLKTKNLSLSKEDTDSRVYSQEATRHSLGLDRTSPASQTVGYGLEYQQPFFEDPTGAGDLLDEDEDEEDGWNGAYLPSAMEQTHSSRVAASTSPCSTYVSFFSNPSELVGPESLPPWTLSDSDSRISPTGSPSADFTAHGESLGDRHLRTLQISYEALKDENSKLRRKLTEIQSFSETQTEMVRTLERKLEAKMIKEESDYHDLESAVQQVEQNLELMTKRAVKAENHVLKLRQEVSLLQAQVSDFKRENEALRSGQGASLTVVKQNTDVALQNLRVVMNNAHASIKQLVSGAETLNLVAEILKSIDRISEIKDQGEES
- the ENTR1 gene encoding endosome-associated-trafficking regulator 1 isoform X4 translates to MAGYARRPGVTPLSRARSLVIPDDDKLGDLEAANPFSFKEFLKTKNLSLSKEDTDSRVYSQEATRHSLGLDRTSPASQTVGYGLEYQQPFFEDPTGAGDLLDEDEDEEDGWNGAYLPSAMEQTHSSRVAASTSPCSTYVSFFSNPSELVGPESLPPWTLSDSDSRISPTGSPSADFTAHGESLGDRHLRTLQISYEALKDENSKLRRKLTEIQSFSETQTEMVRTLERKLEAKMIKEESDYHDLESAVQQVEQNLELMTKRAVKAENHVLKLRQEVSLLQAQVSDFKRENEALRSGQGASLTVVKQNTDVALQNLRVVMNNAHASIKQLVSGAETLNLVAEILKSIDRISEIKDQGEES
- the ENTR1 gene encoding endosome-associated-trafficking regulator 1 isoform X5; translated protein: MCYVPSPVLASVGDTDFGYGKGKCAKQGPPGAQNTHFGDDKLGDLEAANPFSFKEFLKTKNLSLSKEDTDSRVYSQEATRHSLGLDRTSPASQTVGYGLEYQQPFFEDPTGAGDLLDEDEDEEDGWNGAYLPSAMEQTHSSRVAASTSPCSTYVSFFSNPSELVGPESLPPWTLSDSDSRISPTGSPSADFTAHGESLGDRHLRTLQISYEALKDENSKLRRKLTEIQSFSETQTEMVRTLERKLEAKMIKEESDYHDLESAVQQVEQNLELMTKRAVKAENHVLKLRQEVSLLQAQVSDFKRENEALRSGQGASLTVVKQNTDVALQNLRVVMNNAHASIKQLVSGAETLNLVAEILKSIDRISEIKDQGEES
- the ENTR1 gene encoding endosome-associated-trafficking regulator 1 isoform X6 codes for the protein MCYVPSPVLASVGDTDDKLGDLEAANPFSFKEFLKTKNLSLSKEDTDSRVYSQEATRHSLGLDRTSPASQTVGYGLEYQQPFFEDPTGAGDLLDEDEDEEDGWNGAYLPSAMEQTHSSRVAASTSPCSTYVSFFSNPSELVGPESLPPWTLSDSDSRISPTGSPSADFTAHGESLGDRHLRTLQISYEALKDENSKLRRKLTEIQSFSETQTEMVRTLERKLEAKMIKEESDYHDLESAVQQVEQNLELMTKRAVKAENHVLKLRQEVSLLQAQVSDFKRENEALRSGQGASLTVVKQNTDVALQNLRVVMNNAHASIKQLVSGAETLNLVAEILKSIDRISEIKDQGEES